The DNA segment aatcttatggtatatagtataatctatatatatatataaatatatatgttttattattaaatgatattttttactcatatggttttaaaataatgtgtatcttcttataatattaaataaaagttcatattaatacaattttatgatcatttgtaacttattatgacaaaaaaaaatctattgatcacaaaattttcagagtggggatcttcaaatttctaataatttatagacgttttgaaaaattcaaaatataacatataagaaaaattataaatgtttttattatatatttaatgtgatttttaaatatattttaataatataaaattaaaaaaagaactaagatacaaaaattgttatcaaatatttattattcattataattaattttcacatatacgttaatcatattaggtaatttcgtagcttttatttaaggaaagtgcaaaacattttttggtacgttatttatcaattcgatagttagtttaataaaaagtgtaatataagttaagatagaccaacctatttttctaggaatagtatattttgtatagttatttattaaataagaatttataatcatacggttctatgatcgttcatatcgttttataacaaaatatttaaatcatcgataaaaaattttcaatctgaaatctttaataagtttataatttataaatgttcttgaaaattcattgaaattttaatattaaaatatttatgtaatcttatggtatatagtgtttaatatatatatatatatatatatttattttattattaaatgatatttttactcatatggttttaaaatcatgtgtatcttcttataataaaaatgttaaaccattgatcattaatttttaacataataattttaatagttttagtcatttattatcgtttttaaaaattcaaaatataacatatacgaaaaaatctaaattttctttttatagctaatttgattgtttaatttattttaataatataaaattaaacaaaaaatgatgaaggagatatacattgttatcaaatctttattattaaactcattaattgtcatatatatattagtcatttatggtaattccgtaggttttatttaaggaaaaaaaatatcatatcatatcattatatcatatagtttgaccaacttatatatctaacaacatataaaaatcgaatgtggacctacttatttttcaattgaatgtaattgactacctaattgagtgacacctatgcattggggtctcttttaattaatacaaaattgaagttacatcttttcaaatgttcctcaattaatatataagggatttttatttttttctttaagagAATAGCATTTACGTAATTATCATTATCTTCTTCATATCCTTACGTTCTTTATTCCTGCAATTCTTTTATCTTGTCGCCATATCTTGCACTTCTACGAATGATTAGACTCGATTCAGGATCATTTAGTCTCAATTTGATCTTTATTGGAGTTGACAAATCAAAATCACAACTTGGTTTTGGTGGTTTTAACGATTTATATTACGCGGATTTAGATAATTAATCGCCGATTACTATTATACTACGGTATCTGCGGTCAAAACTCGGGTTACCAGATAATGGCACCGATCATGTCCAACTCGTTGCCACGGCAGCTCACCGCACAACGCGTTCTCAGCCGCTTACCCGCCCAGGCGGATGAGTTTTAGAACAGGGCTTTTAAATAGATGAAACGtatacactatttttttttttgaaattaacgTATCCACTATTTAACATCCATATACGAGACAACTCTTATCTTTAAGTACCTATTAATGCGATTGAACTAATAGTGTTATGAATTTACTCGCAAATTACAACTTCAAAGTTCAAACTgcatgttgacaaaaaaagaagaagtttagactgcttatatatatatatatatatatatgattatagataaatatatagCTAGTATTTCATGAAAATAAAGAGAAACATATCTATTTtgtctatttaatatatatattcttaaaaagCTTAAGTTATATATTTAGTACAACTTTGTTAGataatacttttattttatatagtaaattattttatttacaagtATGGTAAATATTTCATATACTAATTTTCAAgagtaatatttaatttttaaattaaaaaaaaatcaaaactgtaACATTTAGCTGGTTCTAAAATATCCCATACTTTTtaaaacagtaaaaaaaataaaaatattttgtattttaaaataacttcaAAGGAGAAAAATCAACCACACAACCTATTGGTAACAATAATTTATCCACAGTGGATAAACAGAAGTTGTATCCTTATCCACAAGTGAAGAAGACGCGCCACAAAATAGACGAGTGAGGATTCGAAAGGAGAAAGCCTCGTCATCGCCACTGTGCTGTTCCTATCACTATCACCCTCTCCTCCAACGTCTTTTCGCTACAGCAAATaccaaatttattaattaatttctttaGTCAtccaaattaatttaaataaataaggtGGACATTGctttctccttcttcctccGCTTCCTTGTCAATGTCGTTCGAATCTCCGGCGAACAGAGGAATCTGAAACTCGTCCGATTCCAGATCGAATACCGTTATGGATGATCTAACGGATTTCATCCGGAGAACCTCTGTTCCAGAGACATTCGTCGACATCTTGCTATGCGCAGTTCCGATTTGGCTCGCCGTCATGATCGGGCTCCTGATCGGATGGTCTTGGCGTCCGAGGTGGACCGGATTGGTTTATCTAGGGTTCCGTTCTAAGCTCCGGTTTCTCTGGACCGCTCCGCCGGGATTCGGCGCTCGCCGCGTCTGGCTCGCTTTCACCGCTCTCTCGGCCTTCTCAGTCTGCCGCACGTTGTGGTCAAGGCTCGCTTCCGGCGCCAAGAAATCAGATATTGAAGAAGAGATTATTCCTCCGAGTGGTGATGCAGTTTCACGGTTAGTCTTTGGTGAGATTAGTTACAAAAAAGAAATCGAGAAAGTTTTGGATTGATTGTGGTTATTTGATTTGTGCAGAGGTAGTGATAAGGACGCAGAGGAGGAGAAGGACGTTGTGAGGGAGAAGGATCTAGAGCATCTGCTGCATCTGCTTGAAGCTGGGAATGATAAGATGGAGTGGCAGTCTATGATGGATAAGTCTACTCCAAACATGAGCTACCAGGCCTGGCGCCATGAGCCTCAGGTACTCTTTAGAAAGAAAGggtttatttgtttttgataCTAGAGTGCTGTTTGTTTGGTTGACGCAGCTACCTGCAGCTGCGTCGGCGTCaacttttttaataaactcttgTTCATTGACGCCGGTACTGCGTCTAAACGCTGAAAATCTGATCGCCGAAAAAATCTGCGTCGCGTCTGTGATTAAAACTGCGTCGGCGTCTACGAAACGAACAATAACTATTTTCaaactgcggcaaccaaacgaacatgaCTTAGGTCACTTCTCTGATGCGTTAAGCTTTAGTTACTGAAAGGCAGTGTTGTTTTGACAGACAGGACCTGTTGTTTACCGAAGTAGGACTGTATTTGAGGATGCAACTCCAGATATTGTTAGGGATTTCTTCTGGGACGATGAGTTTCGACCTAAGTGGGATCCTATGCTTGCCTACTTCAAAACTTTGGAAGAGGATCCTCAGACAGGAGCAACCATCGTTCACTGGATCAAAAAGGTATTTGTTGTTTTTGGGTTTGTTGATACTTTAGTCCTCTCCTCCATGAAGAGCCATGAGTAATGTATTTTCCTCTGTAGTTCCCATTTTTCTGTAGTGACCGGGAATACATCATTGGTAGGAGAATATGGGAATCTGGAAAAAAGTATTATGCTGTCACTAAGGTATATGTCTTTTTGCCTTTGCTTCCTCATAGATCAAACGTATCTCTAATAGTCCTCCTGATCAGCAAAACACTTATATCTGATAGGGAGTACCGTATCCAACTCTACCAAAACGTGATAAGCCAAGGCGAGTGGAGCTTTATTTCTCAAGCTGGATAATCAAAGCAGGTTTGTCCTTTTAAATTCCTTACACGGCTTGCTGGTGTCTGATCCTGAACGTAAATGCAGTTGAATCTCGCAAAGGGGATGGACAAATGTCAGCTTGTGAAGTCTCTCTTGTCCACTACGAAGACATGGGAATCCCAAAAGACGTAGCCAAGCTAGGAGTCCGTCACGGCATGTGGGGAGCCGTCAAAAAGCTAAACTCTGGGTTAAGGGCGTATCAGAGCGCTAGAAAGCCAGGGGTGGCTCTGTCACGGAGCGCTCAAATGGCAGGAATCACCACAAAGCTGAACATGGATTTGGTGGAAACATCGAGggtagaggaagaagaagagaaaggacaAGCCATGGAGAAGGCAAGGAGACAAAAGGAGCAGTTCAATGTAGATTGGAAATGGATCGCTGTAGGAGGAGTTGCTTTGGCTTGTGGGCTTCATTCAAGTGCTATTGGCAAGGCCTTAATGGTTGGAGCAGGGCAGAGACTTGCTCGTAGGTGAAAATATTTCTTATTATCTCAACCTGAGAGATTTGATATTATTATGTGTTCCCCTTGAGGACTCTTTAGTCCAGCACAGAGAGGCAGAATCTAGTATATGCATCATGGGTTGTGCTTTCTTCTTGTAACTGCGTTTAGTGGAGGAAGCAAAGTGAAGAGTAATTTTGAGCCATGTGCTGCTAAGATGTGTTCGAATATTTCCTGTAATACCAATTAAGACTATGGAGCTTGTTGCATCTTGTACTCATTTGTGGACAATTATTCGTCAATTAGCTTTCCATAGAGCTACTAGAGCTTAATCTAGAGGAATCATCCGAAGATAAAAGAAAAGACAGTTGATAAAATTTTATCCCTATAAACCATTCTAGACGAAAGACGAGCCTAGTGAATCCAATAAACCAAATACATTTACTGTAAGAAGCAAACCTCCAACATCTCACGCATCTTGGATTACCGGAGAGTTTGAGTGGTCGGCACGGAAAAGCCTTTTCCTTGGAAGGAAGCAAGTGTTACTAAAATCTTTTGCTATGTCATTATTGGTCTAAAGTGGTCTTGTTTGTGATTAATCAATAATCAATGCAAAAACTTCACCAGTGACTATGGCCAGCTTTTGTGGAATTATTGTGAAGATAAGAGGCTAAGAGCGATTGTTCAACCCCGCTGATCAGTTGAGAGTTGCAAGGTTGATAACAAGACATGATGGCTCGACCATCGCTCTTAGCGCCACCAGGGAAGGACGTCTTCTTTTTAACCATTGGGCCGAGGGCTTTGGCGCGTACCTTCTTGGTTAGATGGTCGCATATACGTGAGGAAGCTAGAGGTTGATGATCGATCCTTCTGATTCAtacgaccaaaaaaaaaaaaccaaaaatatttcatGTCAATAATTCTTATaaggaaattttaaaattttaaaaatgtaaaaacgtGGAGAGGAAGGATTGATGAtgatacacacacatatatatatatatatgtatatattacaaatttacaatatgaCATActattcttcatttttgttgATTTAGTGCATTGTTTGAagaaattgaaaatatatagtaatatacAGTATAATGAAAAGTAATATATTAGTCGAAGAAAtggaaaatataaaactaaataaactgAAAAGCTAATATTCCTATTCACTGTGACGTAAGATATTCTTAATCTAAATAATTAACTTATTTCTTCTATagtaaatatgatatatatatatatatatatatagtgtgtAGATTATACAATCAATTCATTGCATCTCTTTCATATTTTGATTACAGAAAAACATAGGTAAGAAGAAGCTAAGTTAGGATCTttggaagaaagaaagaagagaatgtCGACAGAGGTGGCGTTATTGATGATTGTATTTATCCTTCTAGTCCTTTTCATTAGTGCTATGGGATGGTTATGTATCAAGCGTGGTCAAGAGGAGGATGCGGCTTAGTTAGaaagttatttacttttaaaattgttattattatttcgTGTTAGAGAGGTGTTTAAGTGAAActaattttttcttcttctatatcGTTTGTTGCAAATTAACACATTCTTGATATCCCTCCTCTAAAACAGTTTAGTATGctttgatatttatatttaataaattactttatttatttatttatttaaatgactTTGATTATGGACTATGTGGATCACACGATACTTCTCTTATGTATTTGACTCTTTAGAGCATGAGTAATGAGAGATTTTTATGATGAActtcttagcggaatataaaaaataattctagtttttttagttaaaagttaatagactattttttatattccgTTAAAAAATTCACTCTAAGAACCCCATTAATTATGTTCTTAGGGCTGCGCTAAagccttcttctttttcaatgCCATCACTTTCAACACTTCAGTCCACGGACTTCATTCTATCTTCATAACGTATAAatagagaaaagaaaacaaagtaaTGAAAAGATCAAAGAAACAGATTCTCATGCGTTGTGAGAATGTAAATCCCACTCGTCAAGGTATAATCATGATCATCATCACCAGGGGCATCATCATCATTAAGTATCTAAGTGATTCCATTAGTTATAATCTCCATCAACATTTAACATATCAACCTCATAATCAGTTTCATGAAAACCAGCTAATAACTAAAACATGTTGGAATTGAACCTTTGGTTAAATATACAAAGAGAACTAAAGAGATAAGTTGACAAGGAGAAGTCAAGAGGCTAAAGAAGGATTGTTATGTGACTTAGTTACAACAAACTAAAGTCAAGAATAAACCAAGCATTAGTTTGGAGATGTCATGGACGTGGAGAAAGAGTTTGCAGCCATGAAAGAGAATGAGCAATAGTGTCAAGATGCATGGAGGAGTCGTTCAAGTGTCTGATCTGTCGATAGGAAAGCTTACCCTCCTGGTGGTCTCAGATCAAAAGATTCGGTGGTGATGGAGGTGGATCGCGCGACCAACTTCCCGGGAGTAACATCCCTGACCAAGTTGCAACCTGCGAAGCGGAGGACGACGAGCTGTAGGGAAAAGACTGATTAGGGGTCTTcttgttataatattttgtttgtgATTATGCCCGGAAAGGGCTTTTGTGTGAAGTACTCGAGAGGGCTCCAATCCATATTTAGACTTGTTGTCTGGGAGGGTTTTAATCCTTCAGATTGTTTTTGTAAGCCCCAAACGATGTCCTGTTAGGGTTGTAATGCACGCTAGTTGTTCATTAGGTTGGGTCACGAGTTGTTCAACTACTTAAGTACTCTTCATTCGAAGCGATTTGAGGCCAGATGTTCCAAGTTTGCTTGGATTAACCAGAATAGGTTTAAGTGGTAACTATTTGAATCAAGTTGTATGCCGTAAGTCTTGTTTTGTGCCCTATCTGCTGTGGAGTGGGGCTCGGTCGTGATCACATTTTGCATTGACTAGTCATGAGTCATTTCAGGAGACTAAGCTAGTGAATTTTAGCTAACTTGGAGTCAGCAGACCGAAGATAGCTTTGAATTGATCGAAATGGATTTAAGTGATGACTATTAAGATCAATTTGTGACCGTATATGTTCGAGTTGTATGGGGCTTGTTGTGAATCAAGTGATGATTGTGTGCCAGAAGTCGTTTTGACACGACTTGTTAGTTTCCTTTACCAGACTTTGCCATGTCTGATTCCTATTATTATGTGTTGCCCTTGAGGTTTCTTTAGCCCAGCACAGAAAATGCAATTTATTTAGATGCATCATGGTTTCTGTTTTCGTCCCTTAACTATGTTGAGAAGAGCATATTTAGTGTTGGAGGCAAAGTGAAGAGAGTAACTTTGAGCCAAGTGCTAAAGATGTAGCCGTATATGTCTTGTAATACCGTTTAAGACACTGGGCTTATTGGACGGTTTTTTTGCATATTGTACTCATTTGTGTGGACAATTATTTGGCAAGTAGCTTTCAGATTTATTTCCATAGAGCTAGAGTCCATCTAGAGGAATCATATGAAGATAAAAAGGAAGACAAGCCTAGAACCACTAAGAACATTTAATGGGAAACTCAAAAGAAGCAAGCCTCCAATGTCTCTTGCATTTTGGATTTACCGGAGAGTTTTGTGTCTCCAAACATTAGATGTTAGCTTTCATTACGGTTCGCTTACAACATATATCGAGTTGTTGGTACGCAAAAAGCTTTTCCTAGGGAGGAAACAAAGTCTTTTGCGATGGGATTATCGGTCTAAAGTGGTCTAGTTTGAGATTAATCAAGAATCAATGCAAGAAACTCACAAGTGACCAGTCCAGCTTTTGGTGGAATTCTTGTGAAGTCAGGAGCGATTGTTTAAGCGCGTTGATCAGACGCTAGGTTGATAAGACATGATAGCCCGAGCTTAGTCAACACTCTTAGCCTCACCAGGGAAGGACGACTTTGTTCGTATTTAACCCATAGGCCAAGGGCCGTGGCGCGTACCTTCGTGGTTATGGTCGCATATACTTTAGGAAGCTAGACGTTGATGATCGACCCCTTCTGATTCATACGACAAAGCCCCCACTTATAAAGCCTCCACGAAGTCTTTCATTTAGGTCATTTTTGCAATTAAAAATTTACAAATGAAAACTTCCATATAAGTTTATTCTACATCAGACTTCTTTTGAAGTTTTTCTTTGTAAATACCagcttaattttgtttttcaaattttttgaaaatatcagaGTCTAGtataaacatgttagttttgcaattgaccgaaCTATATAAGAAATTGACTTTTTCTATATGATTTACATTGAAGTCTTCCAccagaaaaataaaacttaaatattatatttaactaGACGACATCTCAcgttacttttgcaattgaaaaaactaaaacttaaatatttaatttttatttttcaattgcaaaaataatcCGAGACGATTTTCAGTATGAGAAGACTTCCACCGAGAGTTTGGAAGATTTACAGGGAAGTCTTctggcggaagactttcagagaaATCGTCTCTAAACACACAcataaagtcaattgcaaaactaaacTCTGTATTGACCAGAAGACTTCCGTATAAGTCTTCTACGACCATAAGACTTACAcgaaagtcttctgacaaacagatctgaaaaaaattaACTTCATACTTTCAACGAGTAAGATAACTTGATTAGCTTCTCCTATCACATGTAACTTCACCACAAAACAGACCCACTTGTTAATGACCAAGAATCATGAGTTTGAACCTTACAaagtttagaatcaaaatcttggattttttttgataaataagaGAACGTGAAAGAGATGTATTTGTGTGCATAAGTAATGagatataaaaagtaaaaatcgaaactttggTGCATTAAGagtttcaaattggttgttcatggtgggttgatgtattgatggcaatgacaatattataaatacttgatgaagatgaggatgatTGAGTAAAACactcattttctataaaaaaaaaaaggtaatggcattttcgtgaataatcCAAACTTATGGGGTGAACATGGGAAAAATGGCATATTTCAACATCAAGTTTATCCGTCGTGCCTATTCTTTTCTGAACTTTGTAGTAGTGTGTATTCCAtactgaaccgaaccaaaatttaaatatactaCATGAACATTAATGCATCGTTCTTTTTCATTACCGAACTTTTAGTAGTGCATATTCCATACCgaactaaacaaaaattcaaaaatactacaTAAATTCTAAAAATCGTGCTTCTATATATATTGATCGTCAAATgtgttagagcatctccaacaaCCCTTTATCCCTTTATTTTTTAAAGGCTTTTGCTTTCCAACAGCCCTTCATCCCTTCAAATTTTAAAGGGGTGAATAGTACACCTTCAAATTTAAAGGGGCACTGTAACGGCCTTTAAACACTGTTTACTTTTCACTTTAGTCCTtccatttatatatgtttaatgatTGTGTACTTATTATTTCTTATTTGGCATTCTACTATTATAATTATACTGGCATTGAAATATTATAATTGTGgtcttataaaattatttttaaataataataatatattaataaatattatataccaATACAtactaatattaataaaatataatataaacatattatttgacacaatatatttcgaaaaatttacacaaatacaaaattataatacaatcataatattttacatcaaaataaaagatacataaactaaaatattacacattaaaatatatcttaCAATATTAATATTCAGGTAAATTCATAAGCTGAAATATTACACATTGAAATATTACAATACTAATATTAAGGTAATTTTGGTCTTGAACCTCCAAAATTACCAAAGTATTCTCGATATAAATTTCGAGCATTCTCTTCGGTTTGATGTTGTTGAATTCTTTTTTTGTATGATTCTTGCTTGTTCAGATCAGATAAACTGACGAGATGGCCATAAACGAATATATGTGTTTTCAACAATTTTTAGCACGTAATCttcgaataaaaaataaaaaagctcATATATCACTTAAAAATGCTTTGATTGAGCATATTTGGGAACATTATGGAAATAATCGTATTGATTAGTTttgtattgtatatatatatatatatattgtaatttgaattgtttatgttttatatgtaattttatgttttaatgtttttatcttttattataAGTAATTTGATGttataattaaatatgtttactAATTATGTCAATACCATACATTAATATGGgtttattgttaatttataaaattttaatgaatatAACGAACTATTACTGAAATTGATGACTAAAGtgtaaaatataagtttttaagattaaaattttgaaggtCACCATTGGAGAATCACCCCTTTAACCCTTTATTTTAAAGGTGGACCCCATAAAAAATGAAGGGGCttgttggagatgctcttagtcaTCCGTTCATTTATCAAAACAACATTATTTTTTGATGAAttctgtaaaataaaaaatttaaaatactacATGAACTCTTAAAATCgtgcttatatatattgaccgtCAAAGGTATTAGTCAtccattaatttatcaaaacgtGTTATCTTGGATAAAttctgtaaatttaaatttattttttgggaAATTCAAACTCTCACACTGGTGGACAAGCATAAagtaaatatttgaattaattataaataattaaaacttataaaataataatttttaacggtaaatttaaaaacataagtaattatagatttatttgataagacta comes from the Brassica rapa cultivar Chiifu-401-42 chromosome A01, CAAS_Brap_v3.01, whole genome shotgun sequence genome and includes:
- the LOC103833968 gene encoding uncharacterized protein LOC103833968 isoform X2; its protein translation is MDDLTDFIRRTSVPETFVDILLCAVPIWLAVMIGLLIGWSWRPRWTGLVYLGFRSKLRFLWTAPPGFGARRVWLAFTALSAFSVCRTLWSRLASGAKKSDIEEEIIPPSGDAVSRDKDAEEEKDVVREKDLEHLLHLLEAGNDKMEWQSMMDKSTPNMSYQAWRHEPQTGPVVYRSRTVFEDATPDIVRDFFWDDEFRPKWDPMLAYFKTLEEDPQTGATIVHWIKKFPFFCSDREYIIGRRIWESGKKYYAVTKGVPYPTLPKRDKPRRVELYFSSWIIKAVESRKGDGQMSACEVSLVHYEDMGIPKDVAKLGVRHGMWGAVKKLNSGLRAYQSARKPGVALSRSAQMAGITTKLNMDLVETSRVEEEEEKGQAMEKARRQKEQFNVDWKWIAVGGVALACGLHSSAIGKALMVGAGQRLARR
- the LOC103833968 gene encoding uncharacterized protein LOC103833968 isoform X1; this translates as MDDLTDFIRRTSVPETFVDILLCAVPIWLAVMIGLLIGWSWRPRWTGLVYLGFRSKLRFLWTAPPGFGARRVWLAFTALSAFSVCRTLWSRLASGAKKSDIEEEIIPPSGDAVSRGSDKDAEEEKDVVREKDLEHLLHLLEAGNDKMEWQSMMDKSTPNMSYQAWRHEPQTGPVVYRSRTVFEDATPDIVRDFFWDDEFRPKWDPMLAYFKTLEEDPQTGATIVHWIKKFPFFCSDREYIIGRRIWESGKKYYAVTKGVPYPTLPKRDKPRRVELYFSSWIIKAVESRKGDGQMSACEVSLVHYEDMGIPKDVAKLGVRHGMWGAVKKLNSGLRAYQSARKPGVALSRSAQMAGITTKLNMDLVETSRVEEEEEKGQAMEKARRQKEQFNVDWKWIAVGGVALACGLHSSAIGKALMVGAGQRLARR